In Acidianus brierleyi, one genomic interval encodes:
- a CDS encoding MFS transporter has product MKLQDVFKPLDDKKFDMFHIKALFTTGMGVFTDGYLLSSISLVLLDVLGTFGITKESRLYDLWLGVLTGTVFIGAALGAIIFGILANKGRKTFYGVDVALMTIGATLQAFVSSPIELALVRFLVGIGTGADYVLSPMIMAEHSNAKDRGKLIALGFGMMWSLGAVTASLLYLGISPLVSTNVLWRIILAAGALPAASVIYLRRKVPETSRFLLRIKGDNIKFSKVVKEITGKEENIKENLRDCSSILSYFKNSGKVFLIAAILWFLFDLTGYANGLFGPTLIARSIGIYDPAIFSLIITAIFGFPGKIFGISRIDKLGRKPLQAIGALGEGIFLAIFAILLPSEAYLPAEMLLIIYGLHDFTSSFGPGIISTAGMLGVELAPTKVRGIVQAITVASGRTGAAIASFLFPILFVSISKEVAMMFFAILMFIAAILTWFSIPETKAKPLEESSKERIAIKS; this is encoded by the coding sequence ATGAAACTACAAGACGTATTTAAACCATTGGATGATAAAAAATTTGATATGTTTCATATAAAGGCATTATTTACTACAGGAATGGGAGTTTTTACTGACGGATATTTATTGTCATCAATAAGCTTGGTCTTACTAGATGTTTTAGGAACTTTCGGAATAACGAAAGAAAGTCGCCTATATGACTTATGGTTAGGTGTATTAACAGGAACAGTATTTATAGGTGCAGCATTGGGTGCAATAATTTTTGGAATTCTAGCAAATAAAGGAAGGAAAACATTTTACGGTGTAGATGTAGCGTTAATGACAATAGGAGCTACTTTACAAGCCTTTGTCTCTTCTCCAATTGAATTAGCTTTAGTTAGATTTTTGGTAGGAATAGGAACTGGAGCAGATTACGTGCTTTCACCAATGATAATGGCAGAACATTCAAACGCTAAGGATAGAGGAAAACTTATAGCCCTGGGTTTTGGAATGATGTGGAGCTTAGGTGCAGTAACAGCATCTTTACTTTACTTAGGCATCTCCCCACTGGTATCAACTAATGTACTCTGGAGAATAATATTAGCAGCTGGTGCACTACCCGCCGCATCCGTTATTTATCTAAGAAGAAAAGTACCTGAAACATCAAGATTTTTATTAAGAATAAAAGGTGATAATATAAAATTCTCTAAAGTAGTAAAAGAAATAACTGGAAAAGAAGAAAACATAAAAGAAAATTTAAGAGATTGCAGTTCTATTCTATCCTATTTTAAAAATTCTGGGAAAGTGTTCCTAATAGCGGCAATCTTATGGTTTCTCTTTGATCTTACAGGCTACGCAAATGGTCTATTTGGGCCTACTCTAATTGCAAGATCCATAGGAATATATGATCCTGCTATATTTTCGCTCATAATTACTGCTATATTCGGATTTCCAGGTAAAATATTCGGAATTTCAAGAATAGATAAGCTAGGAAGAAAACCATTGCAGGCTATAGGAGCTTTAGGAGAAGGAATATTCCTTGCTATATTTGCAATACTTTTACCAAGTGAAGCCTACTTACCTGCTGAAATGCTTCTAATAATTTATGGTTTACACGACTTTACAAGCAGTTTTGGTCCAGGTATAATAAGTACTGCTGGAATGCTAGGAGTAGAACTAGCGCCAACAAAAGTAAGAGGAATAGTCCAAGCTATAACAGTAGCATCAGGAAGGACTGGAGCTGCTATAGCATCATTTCTATTCCCAATACTTTTCGTTTCAATAAGTAAAGAAGTAGCAATGATGTTCTTTGCAATCTTAATGTTTATTGCTGCTATTTTAACATGGTTCAGTATACCAGAAACTAAAGCAAAACCTTTAGAGGAATCAAGTAAAGAAAGAATAGCTATAAAAAGTTAA
- a CDS encoding TatD family hydrolase: MYYDAHCHYSLLKKKYENFKIAAVSMDYSSSINTLSISDKNILKGVAIHPWNVDKENIDNVLHLINKADFIGEIGLDFKYSKAAKDLQIKYFENFLENSQNKTVNVHGLCAWKETLDLLLKHNIKKAIIHWYSGPIDLIKDIEGAGYFITINPSVTFQEKHKKVLENAPLNIIITESDGGYEYKGKLLEPSDIILALDFISKIKEIDLRTLNTIIENNFRKAYNI, encoded by the coding sequence ATGTATTATGATGCACATTGCCACTATTCATTATTAAAGAAAAAGTACGAAAATTTCAAGATAGCAGCTGTAAGCATGGATTATTCATCGTCTATTAATACACTATCGATAAGTGATAAAAATATACTTAAGGGTGTCGCAATACATCCATGGAATGTGGACAAGGAAAATATAGATAACGTTCTCCATTTAATTAACAAAGCAGATTTTATAGGAGAAATAGGTTTAGATTTTAAATATAGTAAGGCAGCTAAGGATTTACAAATAAAATATTTCGAAAATTTTTTAGAGAATTCCCAGAATAAAACAGTTAATGTTCATGGTTTATGCGCATGGAAAGAAACATTAGATTTACTTCTAAAACATAATATAAAAAAGGCAATAATACATTGGTATTCTGGGCCTATCGATCTAATTAAAGACATTGAAGGAGCTGGATATTTCATAACAATAAATCCTTCAGTAACTTTTCAAGAAAAACACAAAAAAGTATTAGAAAACGCGCCTTTAAATATAATCATAACTGAAAGTGATGGAGGATATGAATATAAAGGAAAATTATTAGAGCCTTCCGATATAATACTAGCATTAGACTTTATTTCCAAAATAAAAGAGATTGATCTTCGTACTTTAAATACAATAATAGAGAATAATTTCAGAAAAGCCTACAATATATAG
- a CDS encoding universal stress protein: MFERILVAYDGSEHAKKALAIGIDLAKVYNSRLYIVEAIDESVFYNTGVLPPLSAIKDLEKKVRKDVEEATEIAKKEGAGTLREVDIIGEVIEGDPATAILDFADKNSINLIIIGSRGLSRFKRVILGSVSSVVLNHSKVPVMVVK, encoded by the coding sequence ATGTTTGAAAGAATACTTGTAGCGTACGATGGTTCAGAACATGCTAAGAAAGCATTAGCTATAGGAATAGATCTAGCCAAAGTTTACAATTCTAGGCTTTATATTGTAGAAGCTATAGACGAAAGCGTATTTTATAATACTGGTGTTTTACCTCCACTCTCAGCAATAAAAGATCTTGAAAAGAAGGTAAGAAAAGATGTAGAAGAAGCCACTGAAATAGCTAAAAAAGAAGGTGCAGGAACCTTGCGTGAAGTTGATATAATAGGTGAAGTAATAGAGGGAGATCCTGCTACTGCTATATTAGATTTTGCAGATAAAAACTCTATAAACCTTATAATTATTGGAAGTAGAGGATTATCTAGATTTAAGAGAGTAATATTAGGAAGCGTATCTAGCGTAGTTCTAAATCACTCAAAAGTACCAGTTATGGTCGTAAAGTAA
- the treH2 gene encoding alpha,alpha-trehalase TreH2 codes for MIDFYALLSNGITAALENEGSIDWFPCPRYDSPSIFSKILDKNGGSFTIRPLIEYFYKKEYVGNSLILKSEFKVKDGKRLQLIDFLPLSLPAIIRIYDSEIPFYAEVNPLFEYSLIKPGVQFLESGIIFTNPRSREGVEVLLNGSYTFEENKIIFNPGKGFLYLLYSKDLRYGLFSKKGFVYSRPYEALDKALRYWDSQISKAKKIRNFEKEYYRSLTVILGLTYNPSGGVIASPTTSLPEIVGKERNWDYRYVWVRDASYSAEALIRSGLYIRGRDILSFLTSMIDPSSKSFDHPFYSIDGTAPPAEEELTWLEGYKHSKPVRIGNGAYMQVQSDIEGAYMHGLYTYYKETKDEGFIKDVWWAVDAIANWVKNSWKDKSTDIWEQRGIYEHFVHTKVMDWVAVDRASKLAEMLGIETDWKKIADEIKEDVLANGYSEKTKSFVRYYGSEEVDAALLTLPLYNFISVNDPRFISTLQRIEKELSVSNSLLLRYKDDFLGEVSNPFTLVSTWLARVYIRLGKIDYAKNIINNLIECSTDLGLIAEHYERDTCYPMGNFPHLFPHSGLILALIELEEIK; via the coding sequence ATGATAGATTTCTACGCACTCCTATCTAATGGAATTACTGCTGCATTAGAAAACGAAGGGAGTATAGATTGGTTTCCCTGTCCTAGATACGATTCTCCATCAATTTTTTCTAAAATTCTTGACAAAAATGGTGGAAGTTTTACAATTAGACCTTTAATAGAATATTTTTATAAGAAAGAATATGTAGGAAATTCTTTAATTCTAAAAAGCGAATTTAAGGTAAAAGATGGAAAAAGACTCCAATTAATAGATTTCCTGCCCTTATCTTTACCTGCAATAATAAGAATATATGACAGTGAAATACCTTTCTACGCCGAAGTAAATCCATTATTTGAATACAGTTTAATAAAGCCAGGAGTACAATTCTTAGAATCAGGAATAATATTTACAAATCCTAGATCAAGAGAAGGCGTAGAAGTACTATTAAATGGTAGTTATACTTTTGAAGAAAACAAAATAATTTTTAATCCAGGTAAAGGATTCCTTTATTTATTATATTCCAAAGATCTAAGATATGGATTATTTAGTAAGAAAGGCTTTGTTTATTCTAGACCTTATGAAGCACTAGACAAAGCATTAAGATATTGGGACTCACAGATTTCAAAAGCCAAAAAAATTCGGAATTTCGAAAAAGAATATTATAGATCATTAACCGTAATCCTTGGATTAACTTATAATCCTTCAGGCGGAGTAATAGCGTCGCCTACAACTTCATTGCCAGAAATAGTAGGAAAAGAAAGAAATTGGGATTACAGATATGTTTGGGTTAGAGACGCATCTTACTCTGCTGAAGCGTTAATAAGATCAGGATTATATATCAGAGGAAGGGATATTCTAAGTTTTCTAACTTCTATGATAGATCCCTCGTCTAAGAGTTTTGATCATCCATTTTACAGCATAGATGGTACTGCACCTCCTGCTGAAGAAGAGCTTACGTGGTTAGAAGGATACAAGCATTCCAAACCAGTAAGAATAGGTAATGGAGCTTATATGCAAGTACAAAGTGATATAGAAGGCGCATATATGCATGGATTATACACATATTATAAAGAAACAAAAGACGAGGGATTTATAAAGGATGTATGGTGGGCTGTAGATGCAATAGCTAATTGGGTTAAAAATTCATGGAAAGATAAAAGTACTGATATATGGGAACAAAGAGGAATTTATGAGCATTTTGTACATACAAAAGTAATGGATTGGGTAGCTGTAGATAGAGCATCTAAACTAGCTGAAATGTTAGGTATTGAAACTGATTGGAAAAAAATAGCTGATGAAATTAAAGAAGACGTGCTAGCTAATGGTTATTCCGAAAAAACAAAAAGTTTCGTAAGATATTATGGAAGCGAAGAAGTTGATGCAGCATTACTTACACTACCACTATATAATTTCATTAGTGTAAATGATCCGAGATTTATTTCTACGTTACAAAGAATAGAAAAAGAACTTTCAGTCTCAAATAGCTTACTTTTAAGATACAAGGACGATTTTTTAGGGGAAGTAAGCAATCCTTTTACTCTAGTATCTACATGGTTAGCTAGAGTTTACATAAGACTTGGAAAAATAGATTATGCAAAGAACATTATAAATAACCTTATAGAGTGTTCAACAGATTTAGGCCTAATAGCAGAACATTATGAAAGAGATACTTGTTATCCTATGGGCAATTTTCCACATCTTTTTCCACATTCTGGATTAATATTAGCACTAATAGAACTTGAGGAGATAAAATAA
- a CDS encoding glycosyltransferase family 4 protein codes for MNSLAVNTQTPPIRFTVTFKDIIERYGVLSLPLDLSLLSSDEYYVSVGGVSKMMLGFLDRVKSTKKRWVSLGPGYPPSALLNDIEVHFVDLPPEQLAKYTRFKEGIYNESHGVSKYEINGDDYIAYATYNWVSAQKLLEFYSDTDAYFINDFQQLLVGGIIGPSAPAVLWYHIPFVPENLDDRLREFLVRSFEGFDSVIFSTKRDIEGLVRTGAKVNVKQIYPFIDPNAYQSKNKEEVGKIEEKFGIKDNDKVVLVVARMDPIKSQDIAIKAVKNLNVKLVLAGDGSFTSKTLGHNKAGNWVRKLKDMTKDLKIEDKVIFTGYVSDDELMSLYQRANVVALPSNIEGFGLTVCEGWLYKKPVVVSKGAGASEIIIEGGNGYTFNPGDYEDMAKKIELAIQNQDKLGEMGLESVKKCLVDNAISELNSVLEEAISSYRGKK; via the coding sequence ATGAATAGCCTTGCTGTAAATACTCAAACACCTCCAATAAGATTTACCGTAACATTCAAAGATATAATAGAAAGATATGGAGTTCTCTCATTACCACTTGATCTATCTTTACTCTCTTCAGACGAATATTACGTATCGGTTGGCGGAGTATCAAAAATGATGTTAGGATTCCTAGACAGAGTAAAATCTACTAAAAAAAGGTGGGTTTCATTAGGTCCTGGTTATCCTCCATCAGCATTATTAAATGACATCGAAGTGCATTTTGTAGATCTTCCTCCAGAGCAACTTGCTAAATATACAAGGTTTAAAGAAGGTATATATAATGAAAGCCATGGTGTATCTAAATATGAAATCAATGGAGACGACTATATAGCATATGCTACTTATAATTGGGTTTCTGCACAAAAACTTCTAGAATTTTATTCTGATACTGATGCGTATTTTATTAATGATTTCCAACAACTTTTAGTCGGTGGAATTATTGGACCTTCGGCACCAGCTGTATTATGGTATCATATTCCTTTTGTGCCTGAAAATTTAGATGATAGATTACGAGAATTCCTAGTAAGATCATTTGAAGGTTTTGATTCGGTTATTTTTAGTACAAAAAGAGACATTGAAGGACTTGTAAGAACGGGAGCAAAAGTCAATGTCAAACAAATATATCCATTTATAGATCCTAATGCTTATCAAAGTAAGAATAAAGAAGAAGTAGGAAAAATAGAAGAAAAATTTGGTATAAAAGACAATGATAAAGTAGTACTAGTAGTAGCTAGAATGGATCCAATTAAAAGTCAAGATATAGCTATAAAGGCCGTGAAAAATCTGAATGTAAAATTAGTTTTAGCAGGGGACGGAAGTTTTACAAGCAAAACTTTAGGTCATAATAAGGCTGGAAATTGGGTTAGAAAATTAAAAGATATGACAAAAGATCTAAAAATAGAGGACAAAGTAATTTTTACGGGTTATGTTTCTGATGATGAACTAATGTCTCTATATCAAAGAGCAAATGTAGTAGCTCTACCTTCTAACATTGAAGGTTTTGGTTTAACTGTATGTGAAGGGTGGCTCTATAAAAAGCCAGTTGTAGTAAGTAAGGGAGCTGGAGCTAGTGAAATTATAATAGAAGGAGGAAATGGATATACTTTCAATCCTGGGGATTATGAAGATATGGCCAAAAAGATAGAATTGGCTATTCAAAATCAGGATAAATTAGGAGAAATGGGATTAGAAAGCGTTAAGAAATGCCTAGTAGATAACGCTATAAGCGAACTTAATTCAGTTCTAGAAGAAGCTATAAGTTCCTATAGGGGAAAGAAATGA
- a CDS encoding ParA family protein, which produces MFRLSIVGAKGGVGKSTLAYYLALEFSKNKKVLIVSIDGSRTLSEIFNVSGSLLDNTDFYYEKGNLSFISFSSGGKDVSIDTVENIYLQYIIGKDIVIVDNPVHLGKDIILEYSAFSKMSNTRNYILGVSSPQSFVITATKNFLKEYSSALSSNFNEIGIVINFFKGDKIDEFKVYTRIFTIPFIKELLYKGFWNIETPKEFKCLSKTILNILENEG; this is translated from the coding sequence GTGTTTAGGCTTTCAATAGTGGGTGCTAAAGGCGGAGTAGGAAAATCGACATTAGCTTATTACTTGGCCTTAGAATTTAGCAAAAATAAAAAAGTGCTAATAGTATCTATAGACGGTTCTAGAACCCTTAGCGAAATATTTAACGTTAGCGGAAGCTTATTAGATAATACGGATTTTTATTATGAAAAAGGGAACTTGTCGTTTATATCATTCTCTAGCGGAGGAAAAGACGTGAGTATTGATACTGTAGAGAATATTTATTTACAGTATATTATAGGTAAGGATATAGTAATAGTTGATAATCCAGTGCATTTAGGTAAAGATATTATCTTAGAATACTCCGCGTTTTCCAAGATGAGTAACACAAGGAATTATATTTTAGGTGTTTCATCTCCGCAATCGTTCGTAATTACTGCAACAAAGAATTTTTTGAAAGAATATTCTTCTGCACTTTCATCAAATTTTAACGAAATAGGTATAGTTATAAACTTCTTTAAAGGAGACAAAATAGACGAGTTTAAGGTATATACTAGAATATTTACTATTCCATTCATTAAAGAATTATTATATAAAGGATTCTGGAATATTGAAACTCCTAAAGAATTTAAATGTTTATCTAAAACAATTTTAAATATTTTGGAAAATGAAGGCTAA
- a CDS encoding arginine deiminase family protein, translated as MFTIKAEWDRLRGVLVHEPGIEMFYGVLDPESFLYMRRFNLQRALLEHKKMQDTLKELGVTVYRLKDVILDKANSDQKIMDYLKKLALESIRFEGDGELEKQLQDFEEDINKLDPESLFNIVLLKPTVITHKALGTSESTPRIINEEPLANLYFTRDQTIVTDEGIVLGRMSKRIRRRETILLKLAIESLSENIIKEISEPAFAEGGDYMPFKNFAIFGTGDRTTIAGAIQVSDALNFNEIVIAYNPVIQANDYMLSMHLDMYLNTPMEGIIVSNKKILQSTRADVYEKKEGKYVLKERTNLLDFFIKKRFDIIDITLLEQISYSTNFLTIKNGQIVTLDSEKNSKYVLEYVNSRGYMDLSNEINLEYTKLKEDKRFFPRKKEIDDFGIDFVIADVGELTGGFGGIHCMTMSLYRN; from the coding sequence ATGTTTACTATTAAAGCAGAATGGGATAGGCTTCGAGGAGTTCTTGTTCATGAGCCTGGGATAGAGATGTTTTATGGAGTTCTAGATCCGGAATCATTTCTTTATATGCGTAGGTTTAATTTACAACGAGCTTTGTTAGAGCATAAAAAAATGCAAGATACGTTGAAAGAGTTAGGAGTTACGGTTTACAGGCTTAAGGATGTTATTCTCGATAAGGCAAATTCTGATCAAAAAATTATGGATTATTTAAAGAAATTAGCTTTGGAGTCTATAAGATTTGAAGGAGATGGAGAATTAGAGAAACAGCTACAAGATTTTGAGGAGGATATTAATAAATTAGATCCTGAAAGCCTATTTAATATTGTTTTATTAAAGCCTACTGTGATAACGCATAAAGCGTTAGGAACTTCCGAATCTACTCCAAGGATAATAAATGAGGAACCTTTAGCTAATCTCTATTTCACAAGAGATCAAACTATAGTTACTGATGAAGGTATAGTTTTAGGTAGAATGAGTAAGAGAATAAGAAGAAGGGAAACAATTTTACTTAAATTAGCAATAGAGAGTTTGTCGGAAAACATAATAAAAGAGATTAGCGAACCAGCATTTGCAGAAGGAGGAGATTATATGCCTTTTAAGAATTTTGCAATATTTGGCACAGGAGATAGAACTACCATAGCTGGTGCTATCCAGGTTTCTGATGCTCTTAATTTTAATGAAATAGTAATTGCATATAATCCTGTAATTCAAGCAAACGATTATATGCTTTCGATGCATTTGGATATGTATCTTAATACTCCTATGGAAGGTATAATTGTATCAAATAAGAAAATTTTACAATCTACAAGAGCAGACGTTTATGAGAAAAAGGAAGGTAAATATGTGCTTAAAGAAAGAACAAATCTTTTAGATTTTTTCATTAAAAAGAGATTCGATATTATAGACATAACACTTCTAGAACAAATATCTTACTCTACAAATTTTCTGACAATTAAAAACGGTCAAATTGTAACTCTAGATTCAGAAAAGAATTCTAAATATGTTTTAGAATACGTCAATAGTAGAGGGTATATGGATCTTTCCAATGAAATAAACTTAGAATATACTAAGCTTAAGGAAGATAAAAGATTCTTTCCTAGGAAAAAGGAAATTGATGATTTCGGAATAGACTTTGTAATAGCAGATGTAGGAGAATTAACTGGGGGGTTTGGAGGAATTCATTGTATGACAATGTCATTATATAGAAATTAA
- a CDS encoding DsrE family protein — protein sequence MNDKVLFVFMTGRENMAKLLANIGMAAKIKSADPGITVEMIFLTPAVESLNKKQVIFKPILETVKEAKKVGVKVIACEVAMKNVGLDKDDIEENLVDEFAPIGGIYVLNKIKEGYEVLTI from the coding sequence ATGAACGATAAGGTTCTTTTCGTATTCATGACAGGAAGAGAAAATATGGCTAAATTATTAGCTAATATAGGAATGGCCGCTAAGATAAAGAGTGCTGATCCGGGTATAACGGTTGAAATGATTTTCTTAACTCCAGCAGTAGAGTCTTTAAATAAGAAACAAGTTATATTTAAACCGATTCTAGAAACCGTTAAGGAAGCAAAGAAAGTAGGAGTGAAAGTAATAGCTTGTGAAGTAGCTATGAAGAATGTAGGTTTAGATAAGGATGACATAGAGGAAAATTTAGTAGACGAGTTTGCTCCAATAGGTGGTATTTATGTTTTAAATAAAATAAAGGAAGGATACGAAGTTTTAACCATTTAG
- a CDS encoding ammonium transporter, which translates to MGNKYIKLITISILLFPIIFSLISISASSSAIQSLNSSIQSILNRTADYPSASVPSWLSLGSNSWMLTAATFVGLQSVPGVALYYAGLSKKKYAVNSALMVFYAFAAVLIIWMIAGYNFGFGKPTLVIDHFGILGTPLPAWPGTYEASQTIYGPGYSPVDIPTSTYIFFQFVFAAITPVLLAGGVLERMNFKAWMIFVPFWSLLVYSPVAYWLFAGGWLNQLGAVDFSGGYVIHVDAGIGALAAALAVGPRLASERKLEAHSLPLILAGAGLIWLGWDGFNGGDPGGATIDAAIAVLNTNIATAASAITWMLMDMAFFKKPTLVGATSGAITGLVAITPAAGYVNGLYSIIIGIASGSIPWLALYKLEPKLKIDDTLGVFSTHGIAGILGGLLTGIFADPAVTAYIDPGLTGALYGNWYQLGIQAFAALIVVVYDFAITFGLLKLIGLFIPLQAPPDTLQIGDYAMHGEVAYSELLATIPESAKKEEVEEKTEEKDLDKK; encoded by the coding sequence ATGGGGAATAAATATATTAAGCTAATAACTATTTCAATCCTTCTCTTTCCAATTATATTTAGTTTAATTTCAATATCAGCAAGCTCGTCGGCTATACAATCATTAAATAGTTCAATTCAATCTATATTAAATAGAACAGCTGATTATCCATCAGCTTCAGTTCCGTCTTGGCTTAGTTTAGGAAGCAATTCGTGGATGCTAACAGCAGCAACTTTCGTAGGACTTCAAAGCGTTCCAGGAGTAGCCCTATACTATGCTGGATTATCTAAAAAGAAATATGCAGTTAATAGCGCATTAATGGTTTTCTATGCTTTCGCAGCAGTACTAATAATCTGGATGATTGCAGGATATAACTTCGGTTTCGGAAAACCTACCTTAGTAATAGATCATTTTGGTATATTGGGAACACCTCTACCTGCATGGCCTGGAACATATGAAGCTTCACAAACCATATATGGACCTGGATATTCTCCAGTTGATATACCTACATCCACCTATATATTCTTCCAGTTCGTATTTGCAGCAATAACTCCAGTCTTACTAGCAGGAGGAGTCCTAGAAAGAATGAACTTTAAAGCATGGATGATTTTTGTGCCTTTCTGGTCATTATTAGTATATAGCCCCGTCGCATACTGGTTATTTGCAGGTGGATGGCTAAATCAATTGGGTGCGGTAGACTTTAGCGGAGGTTATGTAATTCATGTAGATGCAGGAATAGGTGCATTAGCTGCAGCATTAGCAGTAGGACCTAGATTAGCATCAGAAAGAAAATTAGAAGCTCATAGCTTGCCTCTAATATTAGCAGGTGCTGGACTAATATGGTTAGGTTGGGATGGATTTAATGGAGGTGACCCAGGCGGTGCTACTATTGACGCTGCTATAGCAGTATTAAACACGAACATTGCAACAGCTGCAAGCGCAATAACATGGATGCTAATGGATATGGCTTTCTTCAAGAAGCCAACATTAGTAGGCGCTACAAGCGGAGCAATAACTGGACTAGTAGCAATAACTCCAGCAGCCGGTTATGTTAATGGATTATATTCAATAATAATCGGCATAGCATCTGGAAGCATACCATGGTTAGCATTATATAAGTTAGAGCCAAAATTAAAAATAGATGACACATTAGGAGTATTCTCTACTCATGGCATAGCAGGAATATTAGGCGGTCTATTAACTGGAATTTTTGCAGATCCAGCAGTAACAGCTTATATAGATCCAGGTTTAACTGGAGCTTTATATGGAAATTGGTATCAACTAGGCATACAGGCCTTTGCAGCTCTTATAGTGGTAGTTTATGATTTTGCAATAACTTTCGGTTTACTTAAACTCATAGGACTATTCATACCATTGCAAGCGCCACCAGATACTTTACAGATAGGAGATTACGCAATGCATGGTGAAGTAGCTTACTCCGAATTATTAGCAACCATACCAGAATCTGCAAAGAAAGAGGAAGTTGAGGAAAAAACTGAAGAAAAGGATCTAGATAAAAAATAA